From Ptychodera flava strain L36383 chromosome 2, AS_Pfla_20210202, whole genome shotgun sequence, the proteins below share one genomic window:
- the LOC139150728 gene encoding uncharacterized protein, with amino-acid sequence MDKAIDEVRVRQYINLEVYGKRATKCEVLRVSSDHESDDEKFNVRYTSKDKPRRLNSPDYRRDSSDRQKLDASLNSDRRFARLEERMARVDAEVTQICTLSTTLEALTKQMTELARAMTHSSRPRSRSPSPGRTQCFGCGEVGHFRKDCPQRKTPTTPEKKVTFSEGLNEAGSTERA; translated from the coding sequence ATGGATAAAGCCATCGACGAGGTTCGTGTACGCCAGTACATAAACCTTGAAGTTTATGGCAAAAGGGCAACAAAATGCGAAGTTCTCCGGGTCTCATCGGACCATGAGAGTGACGATGAAAAATTTAACGTGCGTTATACCTCCAAAGACAAACCAAGGAGGTTGAACTCGCCCGATTACCGTCGCGACAGCTCAGATAGGCAAAAACTCGACGCCAGCCTGAACTCTGACCGACGTTTCGCTCGCCTTGAGGAACGTATGGCTAGGGTAGACGCTGAGGTCACTCAGATCTGCACCCTCAGTACGACCTTAGAGGCACTCACCAAACAGATGACCGAACTGGCGCGCGCAATGACACATTCGTCCAGGCCGCGGAGTAGATCACCTTCGCCTGGGCGCACTCAGTGTTTCGGCTGTGGCGAAGTGGGGCATTTCCGTAAAGACTGCCCTCAACGTAAAACGCCAACAACACCAGAAAAGAAAGTCACTTTCAGTGAAGGGTTAAACGAGGCTGGGTCAACCGAGAGGGCCTAG